Part of the Quercus lobata isolate SW786 chromosome 6, ValleyOak3.0 Primary Assembly, whole genome shotgun sequence genome, GAAACCTTACAAACCTGAAATTCAAGGCAGTCTTTTTCCTTTGTATGTGAACATTACCTAATTATGAAGGCTAGAATGGTGGTAGGCGTAATACCATCGCACTTGTTATTTATGAATCCCAACCATATAACTGTCTGTTAGTCCATTCACATTTAAATTCCTCTATTCATGAAAGCAAGTTCCAAATGATTCTGCTCACCTACTCTTCCAAGTTCCAAAGCCATTTTAAAGTTATACAACAAAGGAACAAGTTCTTGCAGAAAAAACCAGACATTTTTAGTAAAAGTCTCCTGACCATAAGGACAACAATTTAAatgtccaaaaaagaaaagtatataaTTTATCACATAAGATAGGAATATTGATTTTCACCTTATTTGGATAGAACCAGGGCCTGTCTCATTTTGCTTTTGCAGGGATAGGAAAGTACTTTAAGGGGTTAAATCTCTTTTACTTGAAATTGTCCAAACTTTGGAAATTTATAGAAGTAGCCTAATTGTGTAGTCACTAGCTTattagataaaaaaagaaaaaagaaaaaagagctaGTGGGTAAAGAAAATAGCTAGAAGCAGAGTCATTCACTAGAGGTTCTTAAATTGCAATTTCACTCGAAACAATCTTCATTGTCCCTTCCAACAAATTAGGTACCGCTTgttttatgaaatttattagGTTACATTTAAGAAAACCCACAAATGACTAATGATATGGATCTGTAAGAGCCCtagtattggtggtgctaaaaagttatattgtttttttttttttgaagagaaaataatattgcattgcaaaaaaaaaaggaggataCAAATAGAATCTGCCAAGCAGGTTAATGCTGCATATCAGCTTGTACAATAGGATCTAGAAAAGAAGGGGTAACCCCTTTCCACAAGTGGACAGTCCTATTACAACGGGCAAACCGGGCCAGCGCATGGGCAACACCATTAAAAGCTCGATTGAGGTGCCTGAAGGAGCAGAAAACAAAGGATTGATGAGCATGAGAAATGTCCTGAATAATATGTCCGTGAGGGGTTCCAAAGGCAGATTCATTGATGGCATTGATCACTGAGAGAGCATCACATTCAAACATAACCTTGGAGAGTTGTAACTCTTGAGCAAGCAAGATACCTTGCTCCATTGCAAACACCTCCACCAGATCAGTCGTGTAATGGGACTGAAGAGGCTTACAGAAGGCAGCAACGGTTTGGCCTTTGCAGTCCCTGATGATGACTCCAACGCTGGATGACTCTTCAAGATTGAATGAAGACCCCTCAACATTGACTTTAAAGACACTGGGTGGAGGAGGAGACCAGCCAGCTTGGTGAGAGGGTCTAGGCATGAATAAGTCAATATTTACCGCGTCATTGAGCTCCTCAACTAAGTTTTTGGCCATCTGCCAAGTCTGAGAGGGAGAAGAGCATTTATCATCATGTGTAACTTTGTTTCTGTTGAACCAAATTGCCCAAGCAGCAGTGAGGAACATCTCCAAATCAGTGGGAGGTTTGTGGGCTAAAATGTATAAGGCCGAATCATGGAAAGTCCATTTGTTCCTATGGATCATCTGCGGAAACTCAGACCAGAAATTCCAAACCAGATTAACAAAATCACAATAGAGCAGAGCATGATGGACGGTTTCAAGTTCCTTACCACATATTGGACATTCATTGCTAGTAGTGATGCCTCGAGTGCAAATCTTTTCCTTTGTTGGCAGCTCGTTGACACAGGCCCTCCACGCAAAGATTTTAACCTTTGCAGGAAGATTGAGGCGCCGAAGGTTCTTCCAAAGAGGCTTGAGTGGGTCCCCCATGGAGCATTCCACATCATCCTTTGCTTCAATCAAGCCATGGGCAACATGGTACGcactttttacaaaaaattcacCCCAGTTGTTCCCCATCCAGATCAGTTTGTCATCAGGTAGAGAGTGGCTGATGGGTATTTTTAGAATAGCATCAGCTTCAAAGGGGAGGTAGGAAGCTCTAATCAAATCAGCTCTCCACCATTTTGTGGCCGGATCAATGAGAGAGGACACCATCGGATAGGTTGGGAGGCTaacgggggggggggggggagagatgACTTTGTGTGTGGAAGGGGTAGGTAGCCATTTGTCATCCCATATGTGGATTTGCTTCCCATTGCCCACCCGCCACCGAGTACCTTTTCTAATAACCCTAAGGCTACTGAAAATGCTCCTCCAAGAGTAGGATGGTGAGGAACCAAGTGTTGCACAAAGGATGTCACCGATGGGAAAATATCTTGCCTTGAGGACACGGGCGAGAAGGGAACTTGGATTGGTAAGAATTCTCCAAGCTTGCTTCGCCAACATGGTGAGGTTGAAGGCTTGCAAATTCCGGAAGCCTAAACCCCCTCTTGACTTCGGAAAGCACATTTGTTTCCAACCAACCCAAGCCATCTTTGCTTCATGGTGTTTTTGGCCCTACCAGAAACTCCTTGTCATACTCTCAAGATCCTCACATAGACCTTGAGGGAGCTGAAAATAGCTCatggtgtaggtggggattgCTTGGGCAACCGCCTTGATAAGAATTTCCTTACCCCCCATAGAAAGAAGCTTGCCCTTCCAACCGGCTAACTTTTGCCCCACCCGCTCCTTAAGAGAAGAAAAcacctattttttttatctcccAATGAGGGATGGAAGACCAAGATACTTGGTGTGTCTTGAGTCAATCATCGGCCCCAAAATGGAGAAGATTGCTTCCTTTGTATTTTGGAAGGTGTTTGGGCTGAAGAATATAGAGGATTTATCAGTGTTTATCTTCTGGCCCGAAGCATCCTCGTATTTTTGAAGGATTTGCTTGAGCTCCTGGCATTCGTTTGGATTTGCCTTACAAAAGAGGATGCTGTCATCAGCAAACAAAAGGTAGGTGACACTAGGGCTGCTTCTACAAATGGAAATGCCTGTGAGGAGATGATTTCTGACAGCCTCATGAATAATAGCTGAGAGACACTCAGCACAAAGGAGGAAGAGACTGGGAGAGAGGGGATCTCCCTGTCGAAGTCCTCTAGATGGAGTGATGTTTCCGAAGGCAGCCCCATTTATAATGACTGAATAAGAGACTGATGTGATACATTGCATTATGAGATTCACCCATCTAGAGCAAAAACCAAATTTTTCCATGACCCGCTTAATAAAACCCCATTCAACCCTATCGAAAGCCTTGCTCATATCGAGCTTGACTGCCATACAACCCTCTCTCCCAGCtgttttatgatttaaaaagtgCATAAGCTCGAAAGCCACCAACACATTGTCTGTTATGAGGCGATCCGAGGTGAATGCACTTTGGTTTTCTGAGATGATGTGTGGGAGGACGGGTTTGAGCCtattagcaagtattttggaaATGAGTTTATAGATTACCTTGCATAAGCTTATGGGCCGGAATTCCGTCATTTTTGTGGGGTTGTTCTTTTTTGGGATTAGGGAAATGTTGTTTTGTTAATTTCAGCTATTGACAGGTTGTTATTGAGAACATTTAAGACCATATTAGTTACACTATTTCCCACAATATTCCAGtatttatgataaaaaatagCAGACATACCATCGGGTCCGGGTGCTTTGGTTGCATGAATTTGTTTGAGGGCAGTGGCTACCTCCTCTCTGGTGAAGACTTGAGTTAAGCTTTCATTCATATCATCAGACACCCTGGTGGGAATAGCCGCTGCAACCTCTTCAACCCATGTGGGACTAGCAGTGGaataaatgttttcaaaataaacaaCAGCAGCTTGAGCAATACTTTCCTTTTCCTCACACCATCTACCGTGTTCATCCCAAATCCccaaaattgtgttttgttttcaCCTTTCCGAAGCATAAGCATGGAAAAATTTGGTGTTCCTGTTACCCTCTTTAAGCCAGTGTGCTTTAGCTCTTTGGCCCCAGTACAGTTCCTCATCATCCAGAAGTTCATTTAGCTCTCTCCGAAGAAATCTAATATTAGAACTTAGCTCCCCATTTTTGTCTTGCTGCGTGAGATTGCTCAAGGCGTTTCGCTTAGATTGAATTTTCTTAGGAATATTGCCATACACAGATGAGCTCCAGATTGATAATTCGAAGGCACAGTGCTTCAAGTTCTCCATAATGCCTACAGGCGTGCTCAAGTCAATACCCATCCCCCAAAAAGATTCAATAACTTCTCTGCATGCCTCGTTTTTTGTCCACAGTGCCTCAAAATGGAAACGTTTGACATAGGAAGAACGTCGAGGCGGAGAATCAGTGAGAAACAAAGCACAGTGATCCGAGGTGGAGTCTACAAGATGATAGACTCTCATTCCTTCAAAATTCTCAACCCATTCAGGGGTAGCTAAAGCTCTGTCCAGCCTCAGTTGAATATTGTGTTCACCTTCTTGCATATTGCTCCAGGTGAAATCAGTTCCACAGTAGCCTAAATCAGAGAATCCACAAAAATCCACAACATTTCTAAAACCATCCATTTGCTGCTGTGAACGAATAGAACCTCCTGCTTTTTCATCCATTGACAAtatctcattaaaatctcccAGGCATAGCCATGGGAGTTGGAACTGACTATGTAAAAAAGCGAGAAGGCGCCAAGAGTCATACCTTCGATGAGTTTCCGGATGGCCGTAAAAGCCAGTGATCCTCCACAAGAAATTGCTATCTGCTTCCCTAACAACGGCATCAATGTGGTTCCCAGAGAAGCTCTTAATTTCAAGATTAATGTCACGAGTCCAAAATAAAGCAACACCCCCACTTCTGCCTTGACTGGGAACAATAAAACCATTAGCGAAACCgactctattttttattctctccaTACGCTTAACTTTCGATTTAGTCTCCATGAGGAAGACGATTTTGGGCTTCCAACGATGCACAATGTCATGCAGCGCTCTAACTGACcgggggttcccaagcccccggcagttccaACTAAGGGGATTCATTGCTCCCGGCGGTGCTACACAGCAGCCACCGCCGATATCTCATCAAGAATTGGTTGGGAAATACCTGATTGGGTGCATCTTTTCTTTGTTCTGTAATCATCCTCCTCGTCTTCAAATATAAGCTTTCCTGCACGTTTATTCTCTTCATTTTTCCCGGGCCCATCAGTACTACCGCACCCATCCTCCATCACTGAAGCAGTGAAAAAAAACAGAACACTCAGATGTAGATTGAAcaatttcttttagaaaaagaaaaaaaatcaaaaatcaaaatacatgGTTAAAAGATAAATAGCATAGCCTAAcaagaaaatgttaaattccAATCAAGTGTGAAAACAAAGgcattttacaaattttttattttcaaggaaagtattttatattgaaaatgcatttttgtggTATTTTTTGTGGCGTAGAGGGCCTTTGTggtattttttgaatttttaggggtcaaaaatataattttgaagaGTTTTAGggtcaaaaaatttaatttaaaggGGTCAAAAATGCAGTTTGTAAAAGGTGGGCTGGTGGATAATTTTGGATTGGCCTGAATCCTTGTTGGTAGGCTAGCTAAAATGGAGATCTAAGTAGTTGATGGGCCTCAAGGTACTGGGTTGATTTAAGAGAGTGGGCTAGGGTTCTAAAATGGGTTAGACTAAGCTTAAAGCTGGGCTTGGATAATTATATGTCTCTAATTTTTAAAGTTGTATGTTacatagaaaattaaattacacAGAATTTCATAGTTTCAAATTTAACATCAAAATTcatcctccaaaaaaaaaaaaaaaattaacatcaaaattaatttaatcacattattaaatttaaactaaaactaTGAAATCCTTTAATTTTGGGGTTGAAAATGTTATTTCAGTAAAATTGTgcaatcaaattataattttggattGGGGTCAATGTTCAATTTTGCAAACTTATGTATTTTCCCCCCGCCTCTCTTTCTTCCCTTAAACATATAGATATGGTacaattctttctttcttttttttaccttggAAGATCTGATGTTAGAGACTCATTCTTAGGCTACAGGATAGTTCAAATTTGGGCTTAGAGGATTTGAGTTTGGAGGATTTGGGCCCATTGCAAAACACAAAAGTGGGTGTGATGTTAATAGAGGTGTGGGCATATACTTGTTTTGAATGATTGGGCTTTGTTTACGAATCGGACCAAGTCTGACCTGATCCAACCTTATCTTAATTCTCAATCTGTATCTAACCCATGTCGGtggttcttccttttctttctctggTGGATCCATTCTCTAACTCGCACCCTCACTCTCTCGACCTCCCACAATGGCATAACCCCATCGCCGAAGCTCTAAGCCGTagcgctctctctctcaaatccaaaaattacGACCACCGCAAGACACCACTAGTGGCTCTCTTGGGTTCcctctctattttctattttctatttcctgtttccttttctcttattttctttttatttttccgttGCTCTTTGATTTATGAAAGTTCCCCGTTTTATTGCTTGCCTATATGTGGGTTTAGGGAtctaattttccttttcctttttgggttttaggatttggaaaaaaaaatttgatttgggtttgggtttgggggtTTGAAAAAAGGATTTGGACTTTACTGTGGTTGTTGGTGCGTCTGAGTTGTGGGCACAGTTTGATTTGAGGTGATGGGGTTATGGGTTTTGCTGTGGTtgtttgtatgtgtgtttgaaaATGTGTTTGTGCAAGCATGCTCTGTATGTATGGAATCGGTGTTCACTGTGTGTGAGAACAGGAATAGGTGTTGCCATGTGTCTGCGTTCATGTGTACACTCGAGCTACTATAAACATGTGAGCAtgtattccaaaaataaaagcatagcATGAAAATGGACTAGGAAGTAGATGGTACCCATTTTGACACTGCTTGCTTTTCCTTTTGACACTATGTCCTCctttctctctttgtctctctgtTTCTTTGATTCTTGTTGGCTGCTATTGTATGTGCTTGTTGTGGTTGTTCTTATCACTGCTGTTGTTGTGGGTTGTAGTTGTTGAGAAATGGCAAAAAGGAGGGACCTTTGCTGGGTTTTTTGGCCTGATGGTAGAAAGCAAGGAGCTTTCTATGTTTGGGctctgtttttgggtttttggaggTTGGGGAGCTTGTTGTGTTTGTAGTTTCAGTTTGATGTAAAAAGGATGGATTTTCTGTGAGTttgagtttttgaaaaaaatgagggTGCTTTTGGTGACAGTGAATTTCTGCTAGGTTTTTGGGCTATTGTGGGTGAACTGAAATAGTTGCTATTTGTGTTCGaggaaggattttttttttttttttttttttagttttattacgTAGGGAAGGGTGTTCTCCATTTCTTTTGGCAACAAAAAGCTTGGGTTTTGCGCCAAAAATCTGACATGAAGGTGCCCCTTATAATCAAGAGAAGTTTATACATATTGATGAGGCTTGctgaaattcaaattcttcattttgatgTCATTTTGAATTGGAATGTATGAAACATGTGTCTTCGTTTTTCAAAAGTGTATATTACCCCTATAATGAAATGAATTTGTTTTCCATATCTCTCTATATATGAAAAGAGCGAATGACCATAGCTATAGTACTTTGTTTTAgtctgttaggacatatgtaaatcatgttaagaacatgtgtcaatattttatgtaattgactaatcttttgacaaaacgcactttacttactGATGATGCTCGAAGAATCAATAGATTGGATGTTCCAGACTTGAATGATTTGGAGGgcctaaaaaagaagaaaa contains:
- the LOC115994558 gene encoding uncharacterized protein LOC115994558, whose protein sequence is MNPLSWNCRGLGNPRSVRALHDIVHRWKPKIVFLMETKSKVKRMERIKNRVGFANGFIVPSQGRSGGVALFWTRDINLEIKSFSGNHIDAVVREADSNFLWRITGFYGHPETHRRYDSWRLLAFLHSQFQLPWLCLGDFNEILSMDEKAGGSIRSQQQMDGFRNVVDFCGFSDLGYCGTDFTWSNMQEGEHNIQLRLDRALATPEWVENFEGMRVYHLVDSTSDHCALFLTDSPPRRSSYVKRFHFEALWTKNEACREVIESFWGMGIDLSTPVGIMENLKHCAFELSIWSSSVYGNIPKKIQSKRNALSNLTQQDKNGELSSNIRFLRRELNELLDDEELYWGQRAKAHWLKEGNRNTKFFHAYASESPTWVEEVAAAIPTRVSDDMNESLTQVFTREEVATALKQIHATKAPGPDAGREGCMAVKLDMSKAFDRVEWGFIKRVMEKFGFCSRWVNLIMQCITSVSYSVIINGAAFGNITPSRGLRQGDPLSPSLFLLCAECLSAIIHEAVRNHLLTGISICRSSPSVTYLLFADDSILFCKANPNECQELKQILQKYEDASGQKINTDKSSIFFSPNTFQNTKEAIFSILGPMIDSRHTKYLGLPSLIGR
- the LOC115994557 gene encoding uncharacterized protein LOC115994557, with product MVSSLIDPATKWWRADLIRASYLPFEADAILKIPISHSLPDDKLIWMGNNWGEFFVKSAYHVAHGLIEAKDDVECSMGDPLKPLWKNLRRLNLPAKVKIFAWRACVNELPTKEKICTRGITTSNECPICGKELETVHHALLYCDFVNLVWNFWSEFPQMIHRNKWTFHDSALYILAHKPPTDLEMFLTAAWAIWFNRNKVTHDDKCSSPSQTWQMAKNLVEELNDAVNIDLFMPRPSHQAGWSPPPPSVFKVNVEGSSFNLEESSSVGVIIRDCKGQTVAAFCKPLQSHYTTDLVEVFAMEQGILLAQELQLSKVMFECDALSVINAINESAFGTPHGHIIQDISHAHQSFVFCSFRHLNRAFNGVAHALARFARCNRTVHLWKGVTPSFLDPIVQADMQH